A stretch of Mastacembelus armatus chromosome 1, fMasArm1.2, whole genome shotgun sequence DNA encodes these proteins:
- the LOC113128737 gene encoding early growth response protein 1-B: protein MLNNMDLNAKDSFYPQFENCNSSSLGMENSVRKDNQEVYVDAERGVPAQFGHEGTPATLKTEASNSEFAFNPCECPKDTYTPSSLSYSGSFYVEASQGAPCSTETLLNMITEIVGISTLPLSEVQQSGSSRGTYPSPAPMDNSSFGDPGVKRQSYTCSGPTPPVYSPNQTCPRYADDQAGSQAQDPSTSQLSFGSSRAPNQKKTEPKSEAASFPVVVKNEFDSSCYEWGAFNKSDCLETSFQTETFPMSSDFPPDQQMDVKELLDTFPPICPNPEMEFKAEGGIKQEPCFSDTCSQSYSSPLYNNYLPPPPMGLSSNLKPFPEPPQPSNQCDSLYASPALPSTIDSILYSSLLPDSFAQSYTARATKPPRARKSPAASHGPAKEKPFTCPMESCDRRFSRSDELNRHIRIHTGHKPFQCRICLRSFSRSDHLTTHTRTHTGEKPFSCDVCGKRFARSDERKRHGRVHLKQKEKMEIKPQVTSGAWPFALPEGI from the exons ATGTTGAACAATATGGATTTGAATGCGAAAGATTCTTTTTACCCTCAGTTTGAAAATTGCAACAGTTCTTCCCTGGGAATGGAAAACAGCGTGCGGAAAGACAACCAGGAGGTGTATGTCGATGCAGAGCGGGGGGTACCTGCCCAGTTTGGCCACG AAGGAACCCCTGCAACCCTCAAAACCGAAGCTTCCAACTCGGAATTTGCTTTTAACCCCTGCGAGTGTCCAAAAGACACCTACACCCCTTCCTCGCTCTCCTACTCTGGCAGTTTCTATGTTGAGGCATCTCAGGGAGCGCCGTGCAGCACCGAAACACTCCTCAATATGATCACAGAGATTGTGGGTATATCTACGCTGCCACTTTCAGAAGTGCAACAGAGCGGCAGCAGTCGGGGAACTTATCCGTCCCCTGCGCCGATGGACAATAGCAGTTTTGGAGACCCCGGCGTGAAGAGGCAATCCTACACTTGCTCCGGACCTACCCCTCCTGTATATTCTCCGAACCAGACTTGCCCGAGGTATGCTGACGACCAGGCCGGCAGCCAGGCCCAAGACCCGTCCACTTCCCAGCTCAGCTTCGGCTCCTCGCGAGCTCCAAACCAGAAGAAGACTGAACCAAAATCAGAGGCCGCTTCTTTCCCTGTGGTTGTCAAGAATGAGTTTGATAGCAGCTGCTACGAGTGGGGGGCGTTTAATAAGTCGGACTGTTTGGAGACGAGTTTCCAGACGGAAACCTTCCCGATGTCGAGCGATTTCCCCCCTGACCAGCAAATGGATGTAAAGGAACTTTTAGACACGTTCCCCCCAATTTGCCCCAACCCAGAGATGGAGTTTAAAGCGGAGGGAGGTATCAAACAGGAGCCGTGTTTCTCTGACACCTGTTCTCAGAGCTACTCCAGCCCCCTGTACAATAATTACCTCCCACCCCCACCGATGGGCCTCTCCTCTAACCTGAAGCCCTTCCCTGAACCACCACAGCCATCTAACCAGTGTGACTCCTTATACGCATCTCCAGCTTTACCGAGCACCATTGACTCCATTCTCTACTCTTCCCTGTTGCCGGATTCTTTCGCCCAAAGTTACACTGCCCGTGCGACGAAGCCCCCCAGGGCCAGAAAGAGCCCCGCCGCCTCTCACGGCCCAGCCAAAGAGAAACCCTTCACCTGCCCCATGGAGAGCTGCGACCGGCGCTTCTCTCGCTCGGACGAGCTCAACCGGCACATCCGCATCCACACGGGCCACAAACCTTTCCAGTGCCGCATTTGTTTGCGCAGTTTCAGCCGTAGTGATCACCTTACCACCCACACCAGGACTCACACCGGGGAGAAGCCGTTTTCCTGCGACGTGTGCGGCAAACGGTTTGCCCGGAGCGACGAAAGGAAACGGCACGGGCGCGTACACCtgaaacagaaggagaaaatggaaataaagcCACAGGTGACCTCCGGTGCATGGCCATTCGCTCTTCCCGAGGGAATTTGA